Sequence from the Seonamhaeicola sp. ML3 genome:
ATTGCAAAGAGAAAAGCCTCGACGCTATTAGGTTTGACCAATAACCCGTCAACACCATTCTTAATTAAAAAGGGCATACCTCCAACATCGGTTGAAATTACTGGCAAACCCAAAGCCATGGCTTCGATAACGCTTACGGGTGTATTATCCACGTTGGTCGTATTAATGAAAATGTTATACTCCTTGGAAAGCTCTATCCATTCTTCTTTAGATAATTTACCTGTAAATTTTAGGTCTACATCAAGTACTCTAGCCAAATCTTTAACTTCATTTAAACTGCCATCGTTATCAGGACCAACCATGCAAAGTTCTGCCTTAATGTCTTCATCATTTAACGCTTTAAGGATTTGCACAGCTAAACTTGGATTATAAATATTTGAAAATGAACGCACCCATAACAATTTTACTTTATCAATACTTCTTTGTTTGAATGTATAATTTTTAAGTTCAATGCTATTGGGAATATATTCTAGATTTTTATAACCGGCTTGCTCAAAATTGAACATCAGGTATTTCGATGGTGCCACATTAATATGAGCGTTTTTGAAAATGGCTTTGGATAGCTTGGGTGATTTTTTTAGTCTATCTGGCAGTTGACCACCATGTAAAACAGGTATATACTTAATTTTTAATATCCTACACAACTGACTACACAGATAAGCGTAGTAAAAGTTCAACGTACTGTAAGTATCTATTAAAACATAATTTGAGGTATTCCTGTTAATATAAATATGATATAACATATCCAGTAAACGGATACCAATATTTTTTTTACTCGATGCTGTTATAACGTTAAGACCTTCCTGTTTAAAGTTATCACTCAAAGTATCAATAGTAGTAACCGTTTTATTGGCCAGTTTCAACTTATTACCTATGTAAAGTAGATTCTTCATCGATGGTCTTAAATCTAAGCTCTTATTTGTTCTAACTGCTTTACACCTCTTGGTTTAGTCTCATAAACAATATTCAATAAACATAACCCATAGACAAAAGCAGGCGCAGCTATACGCATGGCAGAATGATTTATAGTTAGTAACCAAAAAGCATAAAAGGAATAGAAAAATATATTAGTCTTATTTTTTAATCGCAGTATCAAAGGTGCAATTAACAAAATCAAAAAAGCTAAAATCCCAAATAAGCCATGCTCTGCCAAAATTCTACTCATTTCGTTATGAGATGCAGCTTCAATTCCTGTTTCGTTATAACGGACTTCTTTAACCTTTCCCACACCTATTCCTAAAAATGGATTATCTATAAACTCTTTAAATTCAAAAGCTAATAGATCTGCCCTTCCTGTAGTAACATCTTCCTTTGATCTTCCTGCGGCATCTTGATTAGCATAGCGTTTATCAATAAATCCGCTCGTTTCTAGAGAACTCACAAACCAAGTAAATAAAATAACTCCTAAAAAAACAAATATCGATAACCTGATACTTAGTTTCTTTTTTCTATTAACCTTTAAGTAGTACAACAGTAAAAACCCTAGAATCATTATGATTGCCGTAAGCACTCCTCCTCTACTAAATGTTACAATAGCTCTAAACCCCATTAGCCCAAGAATCCCCAAGTCTATTAACCTTGTTAATAAAATTTCATTTGACATAAAAAATCGAGTAGTCAAAACAAAAATACCCAGTCCTAGAACAGTTGCTACCTGATTTGGACCAAAACCTCCAGAAGCTGCAAAGTTAGAGGCAGTGCCTGTAACCACAGATTTTATATCTGGCGTAAAAAGAAATAAAAACACCAGCATACTAACCAATGGCAACAAAAATCCCAAAAGGATTATTTTAATTTGATTGAAAGTTATATTTCTTCGATAACAAAATATAGATACTAGCCCTAAACATACCGGACCACTTAAATTA
This genomic interval carries:
- a CDS encoding O-antigen ligase, producing MVSQQKKTFYVLLASAYVVGAEVFLRMNGGTFFYEASKYLVILFVLIGMFSVSFTSKALIYVLYVLLLIPAIFVAVSDMGFETNIRKAIAFNLSGPVCLGLVSIFCYRRNITFNQIKIILLGFLLPLVSMLVFLFLFTPDIKSVVTGTASNFAASGGFGPNQVATVLGLGIFVLTTRFFMSNEILLTRLIDLGILGLMGFRAIVTFSRGGVLTAIIMILGFLLLYYLKVNRKKKLSIRLSIFVFLGVILFTWFVSSLETSGFIDKRYANQDAAGRSKEDVTTGRADLLAFEFKEFIDNPFLGIGVGKVKEVRYNETGIEAASHNEMSRILAEHGLFGILAFLILLIAPLILRLKNKTNIFFYSFYAFWLLTINHSAMRIAAPAFVYGLCLLNIVYETKPRGVKQLEQIRA
- a CDS encoding glycosyltransferase family 4 protein encodes the protein MKNLLYIGNKLKLANKTVTTIDTLSDNFKQEGLNVITASSKKNIGIRLLDMLYHIYINRNTSNYVLIDTYSTLNFYYAYLCSQLCRILKIKYIPVLHGGQLPDRLKKSPKLSKAIFKNAHINVAPSKYLMFNFEQAGYKNLEYIPNSIELKNYTFKQRSIDKVKLLWVRSFSNIYNPSLAVQILKALNDEDIKAELCMVGPDNDGSLNEVKDLARVLDVDLKFTGKLSKEEWIELSKEYNIFINTTNVDNTPVSVIEAMALGLPVISTDVGGMPFLIKNGVDGLLVKPNSVEAFLFAIKTLTNTPSSIEAMTNNARRKVELFDWEVVKHQWFKILS